From Aptenodytes patagonicus chromosome 1, bAptPat1.pri.cur, whole genome shotgun sequence, one genomic window encodes:
- the RAB3IP gene encoding rab-3A-interacting protein isoform X2: MASDPLEGFHEVNLASPTTPDLLGVNEPGTREQTTSPSVIYRPHPSVVSSTPIQPNALNVSDLPTQPVYSSPRQLNCGEASGVSINVTDAVLCSTSGPQGGSFNHNNSRKESNNAEREFLQGATVADVAEGNEDIFGLSTDSLSHLRSPSVLEVREKGYERLKEELAKAQREAHKMVKEANVKQAAAEKQLKEAQGKIDVLQAEVAALKTLVLSTSPTSPTKEFQSTGKTPFKKGHARNKSTSSAMGGSHQDLTMMQPIIKDCKEADLSLYNEFRSWKDEPTMDRTCPFLDKIYREDIFPCLTFSKSELASAVLEAVENNTLSIEPVGLQPVRFVKASAVECGGPKKCALSGQSKSCKHRIKLGDSSSYYYISPFCRYRITSVCNFFTYIRYIQQGLLKQQDAEQMFWEVMQLRREMSLAKLGYYKEEL, encoded by the exons ATGGCCAGTGACCCCTTGGAAGGCTTTCATGAAGTGAACCTCGCTTCGCCTACTACACCAGATCTTCTTGGAGTAAATGAGCCAGGGACTCGGGAACAAACTACCTCACCCAGTGTTATCTACCGACCACATCCTTCTGTTGTGTCTTCCACACCAATCCAACCCAATGCATTAAATGTTTCTGACCTTCCCACACAACCTGTTTATTCATCTCCCAGACAGCTGAATTGTGGAGAAGCATCAGGTGTCAG CATCAATGTTACCGACGCAGTACTTTGTTCTACCTCTGGACCCCAGGGTGGGTCATTCAATCACAATAATTCCAGAAAGGAGAGCAATAACGCAGAGAGAGAGTTTTTGCAGGGTGCTACAGTAGCAGATGTTGCTGAAGGAAATGAAGATATTTTTGGGTTGAGTACAGACAGTTTATCTCACTTACGGAGCCCATCTGTACTGGAAGTAAGAGAAAAGGGCTATGAAAGATTGAAAGAAGAACTTGCAAAAGCTCAGAGG GAAGCACACAAAATGGTTAAAGAAGCTAATGTCAAacaagctgcagcagaaaaacagttaaaagaaGCACAGGGAAAG atCGATGTCCTCCAGGCTGAAGTAGCAGCGTTGAAAACACTAGTACTGTCTACTTCACCGACATCTCCAACTAAGGAGTTTCAGTCTACTGGAAAAACTCCTTTTAAGAAAGGCCATGCAAGAAACAAGAGTACAAGCAGTGCTATGGGTGGCAGTCATCAGGACCTTACCATGATGCAGCCAATTATAAAAGACTGTAAAGAG GCTGACCTATCTTTGTACAATGAATTCAGATCTTGGAAGGATGAGCCTACTATGGACAGAACGTGTCCTTTCTTGGATAAAATTTATCGGGAAGATATTTTTCCATGTTTAACCTTCTCAAAAAGTGAG TTGGCCTCAGCTGTTCTGGAAGCTGTTGAAAACAACACTCTCAGCATTGAACCTGTTGGCTTGCAACCTGTTCGATTTGTGAAAGCTTCTGCAGTTGAATGTGGGGGACCAAA GAAATGTGCTCTCAGTGGACAAAGTAAGTCATGCAAGCATAGAATCAAATTAGGAGATTCAAGCAGTTATTACTACATTTCTCCTTTCTGTCGTTACAGG ATCACTTCTGTGTGTAACTTCTTTACGTATATTCGATATATCCAGCAAGGACTGTTGAAGCAGCAAGATG cggaACAGATGTTCTGGGAAGTTATGCAGCTGAGAAGAGAGATGTCACTAGCAAAACTTGGCTATTACAAGGAAGAGCTCTAA
- the RAB3IP gene encoding rab-3A-interacting protein isoform X1 yields the protein MASDPLEGFHEVNLASPTTPDLLGVNEPGTREQTTSPSVIYRPHPSVVSSTPIQPNALNVSDLPTQPVYSSPRQLNCGEASGVSINVTDAVLCSTSGPQGGSFNHNNSRKESNNAEREFLQGATVADVAEGNEDIFGLSTDSLSHLRSPSVLEVREKGYERLKEELAKAQRELKLKDEECERLSKVRDQLGQELEELTASLFEEAHKMVKEANVKQAAAEKQLKEAQGKIDVLQAEVAALKTLVLSTSPTSPTKEFQSTGKTPFKKGHARNKSTSSAMGGSHQDLTMMQPIIKDCKEADLSLYNEFRSWKDEPTMDRTCPFLDKIYREDIFPCLTFSKSELASAVLEAVENNTLSIEPVGLQPVRFVKASAVECGGPKKCALSGQSKSCKHRIKLGDSSSYYYISPFCRYRITSVCNFFTYIRYIQQGLLKQQDAEQMFWEVMQLRREMSLAKLGYYKEEL from the exons ATGGCCAGTGACCCCTTGGAAGGCTTTCATGAAGTGAACCTCGCTTCGCCTACTACACCAGATCTTCTTGGAGTAAATGAGCCAGGGACTCGGGAACAAACTACCTCACCCAGTGTTATCTACCGACCACATCCTTCTGTTGTGTCTTCCACACCAATCCAACCCAATGCATTAAATGTTTCTGACCTTCCCACACAACCTGTTTATTCATCTCCCAGACAGCTGAATTGTGGAGAAGCATCAGGTGTCAG CATCAATGTTACCGACGCAGTACTTTGTTCTACCTCTGGACCCCAGGGTGGGTCATTCAATCACAATAATTCCAGAAAGGAGAGCAATAACGCAGAGAGAGAGTTTTTGCAGGGTGCTACAGTAGCAGATGTTGCTGAAGGAAATGAAGATATTTTTGGGTTGAGTACAGACAGTTTATCTCACTTACGGAGCCCATCTGTACTGGAAGTAAGAGAAAAGGGCTATGAAAGATTGAAAGAAGAACTTGCAAAAGCTCAGAGG GAGCTGAAGTTAAAAGATGAAGAATGTGAAAGGCTTTCTAAAGTGCGAGATCAACTTGGACAGGAATTGGAAGAACTTACAGCTAGTCTGTTTGAG GAAGCACACAAAATGGTTAAAGAAGCTAATGTCAAacaagctgcagcagaaaaacagttaaaagaaGCACAGGGAAAG atCGATGTCCTCCAGGCTGAAGTAGCAGCGTTGAAAACACTAGTACTGTCTACTTCACCGACATCTCCAACTAAGGAGTTTCAGTCTACTGGAAAAACTCCTTTTAAGAAAGGCCATGCAAGAAACAAGAGTACAAGCAGTGCTATGGGTGGCAGTCATCAGGACCTTACCATGATGCAGCCAATTATAAAAGACTGTAAAGAG GCTGACCTATCTTTGTACAATGAATTCAGATCTTGGAAGGATGAGCCTACTATGGACAGAACGTGTCCTTTCTTGGATAAAATTTATCGGGAAGATATTTTTCCATGTTTAACCTTCTCAAAAAGTGAG TTGGCCTCAGCTGTTCTGGAAGCTGTTGAAAACAACACTCTCAGCATTGAACCTGTTGGCTTGCAACCTGTTCGATTTGTGAAAGCTTCTGCAGTTGAATGTGGGGGACCAAA GAAATGTGCTCTCAGTGGACAAAGTAAGTCATGCAAGCATAGAATCAAATTAGGAGATTCAAGCAGTTATTACTACATTTCTCCTTTCTGTCGTTACAGG ATCACTTCTGTGTGTAACTTCTTTACGTATATTCGATATATCCAGCAAGGACTGTTGAAGCAGCAAGATG cggaACAGATGTTCTGGGAAGTTATGCAGCTGAGAAGAGAGATGTCACTAGCAAAACTTGGCTATTACAAGGAAGAGCTCTAA
- the RAB3IP gene encoding rab-3A-interacting protein isoform X3: MASDPLEGFHEVNLASPTTPDLLGVNEPGTREQTTSPSVIYRPHPSVVSSTPIQPNALNVSDLPTQPVYSSPRQLNCGEASGVSINVTDAVLCSTSGPQGGSFNHNNSRKESNNAEREFLQGATVADVAEGNEDIFGLSTDSLSHLRSPSVLEVREKGYERLKEELAKAQRELKLKDEECERLSKVRDQLGQELEELTASLFEEAHKMVKEANVKQAAAEKQLKEAQGKLASAVLEAVENNTLSIEPVGLQPVRFVKASAVECGGPKKCALSGQSKSCKHRIKLGDSSSYYYISPFCRYRITSVCNFFTYIRYIQQGLLKQQDAEQMFWEVMQLRREMSLAKLGYYKEEL, from the exons ATGGCCAGTGACCCCTTGGAAGGCTTTCATGAAGTGAACCTCGCTTCGCCTACTACACCAGATCTTCTTGGAGTAAATGAGCCAGGGACTCGGGAACAAACTACCTCACCCAGTGTTATCTACCGACCACATCCTTCTGTTGTGTCTTCCACACCAATCCAACCCAATGCATTAAATGTTTCTGACCTTCCCACACAACCTGTTTATTCATCTCCCAGACAGCTGAATTGTGGAGAAGCATCAGGTGTCAG CATCAATGTTACCGACGCAGTACTTTGTTCTACCTCTGGACCCCAGGGTGGGTCATTCAATCACAATAATTCCAGAAAGGAGAGCAATAACGCAGAGAGAGAGTTTTTGCAGGGTGCTACAGTAGCAGATGTTGCTGAAGGAAATGAAGATATTTTTGGGTTGAGTACAGACAGTTTATCTCACTTACGGAGCCCATCTGTACTGGAAGTAAGAGAAAAGGGCTATGAAAGATTGAAAGAAGAACTTGCAAAAGCTCAGAGG GAGCTGAAGTTAAAAGATGAAGAATGTGAAAGGCTTTCTAAAGTGCGAGATCAACTTGGACAGGAATTGGAAGAACTTACAGCTAGTCTGTTTGAG GAAGCACACAAAATGGTTAAAGAAGCTAATGTCAAacaagctgcagcagaaaaacagttaaaagaaGCACAGGGAAAG TTGGCCTCAGCTGTTCTGGAAGCTGTTGAAAACAACACTCTCAGCATTGAACCTGTTGGCTTGCAACCTGTTCGATTTGTGAAAGCTTCTGCAGTTGAATGTGGGGGACCAAA GAAATGTGCTCTCAGTGGACAAAGTAAGTCATGCAAGCATAGAATCAAATTAGGAGATTCAAGCAGTTATTACTACATTTCTCCTTTCTGTCGTTACAGG ATCACTTCTGTGTGTAACTTCTTTACGTATATTCGATATATCCAGCAAGGACTGTTGAAGCAGCAAGATG cggaACAGATGTTCTGGGAAGTTATGCAGCTGAGAAGAGAGATGTCACTAGCAAAACTTGGCTATTACAAGGAAGAGCTCTAA